The Watersipora subatra chromosome 1, tzWatSuba1.1, whole genome shotgun sequence genome has a window encoding:
- the LOC137392835 gene encoding pre-mRNA-splicing factor ISY1 homolog produces MARNTEKAMTALARWRAAFEGKGEEKERRPYLATECDDVQKAERWRRQIIGEVSKKVSQIQNAGLGEFKLRDLNDEINKLLREKGHWEDRIKELGGPDYRKIGPKMLDHEGKEVPGNRGYKYFGAAKDLPGVKELFEQEPPPPPRKTRAELMKDIDADYYGYRDEDDGILVPLEREMEKKVIQELAEQWKSKKQKNLVEAQQEEDIYGDATENRIPDIEEECDKVMETADGPKQFISHVPVPSQQEVEEAIVMRKKRELLEKYASDTLRAQANEAKTLLGL; encoded by the exons AAGAGAAAGAAAGGCGGCCGTATTTGGCGACTGAATGTGATGACGTCCAAAAAGCAGAAAGATGGAGAAGACaaattattggtgaagtttctAAAAAGGTTTCACAGATACAGAATGCGGGTCTCGGAGAGTTTAAACTGCGTGATTTAAATGATGAGATCAACAAACTGCTGCGTGAGAAAGGCCATTGGGAAGACAGG ATTAAAGAGTTGGGAGGACCGGACTATAGAAAGATCGGTCCCAAGATGTTGGACCATGAGGGCAAGGAAGTGCCTGGCAACCGaggatacaaatattttggtgCTGCGAAAGATCTGCCAGGTGTGAAGGAGTTATTTGAGCAG GAGCCCCCTCCACCACCCCGCAAGACCCGAGCTGAGCTCATGAAGGACATAGATGCTGACTACTATGGCTATCGAGATGAAGATGATGGAATCCTTGTGCCACTCGAAAGGGAGATGGAGAAAAAG GTTATACAGGAGCTGGCTGAACAATGGAAAAGTAAAAAGCAAAAGAATTTGGTGGAAGCGCAACAAGAGGAAGATATATATGGTGATGCCACCGAGAACAGAATACCTGATATTGAAGAGGAATGCGATAAAGTGATGGAAACAGCAGACGGACCAAAACAGTTTATATCCCATGTCCCTGTGCCAAGTCAGCAGGAGGTGGAAGAGGCCATAGTTATGAGAAAGAAAAGGGAACTGCTCGAAAAGTATGCTAGTGACACACTGAGGGCCCAGGCTAATGAGGCTAAAACCCTTCTAGGGTTATAA